A window of the Lagopus muta isolate bLagMut1 chromosome 1, bLagMut1 primary, whole genome shotgun sequence genome harbors these coding sequences:
- the GTPBP6 gene encoding putative GTP-binding protein 6, protein MGPGRLSRAPLLLLHCRRALSAARRSLKPPYSRSLGSAAAALRLCAPQRPPDGRAGGRGRWKGGAGAGGDDDNDNDGDEDEEEEEDEEDDAELEELLGPSPLEPQLGAHRVAVVQPAVRWGPKKPLLTTAELQIAEAVALVDTLQNWTILDKIIIPTKNPDKKFIFGKGNFEALTEKIKKLPHVTAVFLNVERISSVTKKELEDAWGVKVFDRYTVVLHIFRCNARTKEAKLQIALAEIPLLRSNLKTEVSHLDQQRGGSRYIMGSGETFMETQNRLLREKELKIRNALEKLRRKRSLLRTQRRKREFPIISVMGYTNCGKTTLIKALTGEAGIQPRNQLFATLDITAHAGYLPSHMAVIYVDTIGFLTDLPHNLVESFSATLEEVAYSDLIVHVRDITHPETILQKASVLSVLKNLNLPNHLLESMVEVHNKVDLIESYEPTEENALAISALHGHGLEELKEEIEKKILKATGKKILTITVNLQGPQLSWLYKESTVQDVDVMPDDGTARVKVIISNSAFGRYRNLFPSSKIFVP, encoded by the exons ATGGGGCCCGGCCGCCTCTCGCGGgcgccgctgctgctgctgcactgccgCCGGGCGCTGAGCGCGGCCCGCCGTTCCCTGAAACCGCCGTACAGCCGCTCGCTCGGCtctgccgccgccgccctccgcCTGTGTGCTCCTCAGCGGCCGCCGGacgggcgggcgggcggcaggGGGCGGTGGAAGGGAGGAGCGGGTGCCGGCGGGGATGATGATAATGATAATGACGGcgatgaagatgaggaagaggaggaggacgaAGAAGATGAcgcagagctggaggagctgctcgGCCCCTCGCCGCTCGAGCCGCAGCTCGGAGCGCACCGCGTGGCTGTGGTGCAGCCGGCGGTGAGGTGGGGCCCGAAGAAGCCGCTGCTCACCACGG CTGAATTACAGATTGCTGAAGCCGTTGCTCTTGTAGATACCCTTCAGAACTGGACAATTTtagataaaataattattcctACCAAAAATCCTGACAAGAAGTTCATTTTTGGCAAAGGAAACTTTGAGGCTTTGACAG aaaagattaaaaaattacCCCACGTGACAGCTGTCTTCTTGAATGTGGAAAGAATATCTTCAGTAACAAAG AAAGAACTGGAAGATGCCTGGGGTGTGAAAGTCTTTGACAGATACACAGTTGTGCTTCATATTTTTCGTTGTAATGCGAGAACTAAGGAAGCAAAACTCCAGATTGCGTTGGCTGAAATTCCACTCCTCAG GTCAAATCTAAAAACTGAGGTGTCTCATCTAGATCAGCAGAGAGGTGGATCAAGATACATCATGGGCTCAG GTGAAACTTTCATGGAGACACAGAATCGTCtcttgagagaaaaagaacttaaaattAGGAATGCCTTGGAGaaactaagaagaaaaagatctttGCTCAGAACTCAGCGCAGAAAACGCGAGTTTCCAATTATCTCAGTAATGGGCTATACTAATTGTG gGAAAACTACATTGATCAAAGCCTTGACGGGGGAAGCAGGAATTCAACCCCGAAATCAGCTGTTTGCTACTCTTGATATTACTGCTCATGCCGGCTATCTGCCCTCACATATGGCAGTCATATATGTTGACACTATTGGTTTTCTGACTGATCTTCCACATAATCTGGTCGAGTCCTTTTCAGCTACATTAGAAGAAGTTGCTTACTCA GATCTGATAGTTCATGTGAGGGATATTACTCATCCTGAAACCATCCTCCAGAAAGCAAGTGTTTTATCAGTTCTGAAGAATCTTAATCTTCCAAACCATTTGCTGGAATCAATGGTGGAAGTTCATAACAAAGTGGATTTGATAGAAAG CTATGAACCcactgaagaaaatgctttagCTATTTCTGCTCTACATGGGCATGGTTTAGAagagctgaaagaagaaatagagaaaaaaattctgaaagcaaCGGGAAAGAAGATTCTGACAATTACAGTCAACTTACAGGGACCTCAGCTAAG TTGGCTCTATAAAGAATCAACGGTTCAGGATGTAGACGTCATGCCTGATGATGGTACAGCCAGGGTGAAGGTGATCATCAGCAACTCTGCTTTTGGCAGATACAGAAACCTCTTTCCTAGCAGTAAGATTTTTGTACCATGA